TCGAGGTCATTGCTCATCTTGGCATCCGGACCGTTTGCGACTACATCCTCGATGACGAACGCAAATCCGATCCCGAGTTCTACCGCCAGCTCGAACGCCTCGAATTGGTGCTGGCCGCCCGCACGCCCTACATCCATCTGGCCAGGTTCTTCCACTTCATCGCCAAGCGGTCATCCCCACGGTGAGGGGCCGAGCCGGTATCCGGACGATCACCCGCTGGTGACGTCGGGCGGTGCCACACGCTCCGGTGTGCTGTTACAGCGGGAGCATGGCACCGGGCGCCCTACCCCGACGATCTGGCCGACATCGGCCAAGGTTGTGTCTCCCAATGACTTGAGCCATTCGATGATCAGGGCCAGGACGACTCCGGCGCGGTAGGTGATGGCCGACTTGTCATAGCGGGTGGCCACGGCACGCCAGTGCTTGGCCTTGTTGAAGGCACGTTCGATGACGTTGCGACGCTTATAAGTTTCCCGATCCAAATCAGGTGCCCGCCCACCACGGCGACCTCTGCGTTTGCGGTGAGCGAGCTGGTCGGATCGTTCGGGAATGACGGTGCGGATACGTTTGCGCCGCAGCAAGGCGCGGTTGGGGCCGAGGAGTACGCCTTGTCGGCGATCATTGCCTGCGGTTGCGGTTGCGCCGTGGTGGGCCGCCGTCGAGGCGGGGCACCGCGACCGCCTCCAATAACGGCGCGAGCATCGGTGCATCGCCGGCCTGGCCGGTTGTGAGCAGCACCGCCAGGCCACGGCCGTGACCGTCGGCGACCAGATGGACTTTGGTCGTCACACCACCGCGTGAGCGCCCGATAGCGTGGTCAGCAGGTTCGTAACCCTGACACCGAGTCGTGTCTGGCGCCCGCGCCGTGCTGGTGCACCCGCACGATCGTGGAGTCGATCGAGGCCACGCAGTCCCACCCCACAGCATCTCCACACAACACCCACGGAGCCCCCACGACCGCGAGCTATCGTGAGTCGTCATGATCAAGATCCGCCCAATCCCCGCGGCGCTTCTCTATATCCTCGGCTCAATCCTCCTCGGCCCCACCATCTTCCTGACCGGCTTCCTCATCACCCCCGCAAACGGCGACTTCTGCGACGTAGGAGTCCATGGCTCCCGTGAACAACGCGACCGCGATTACACCCTGATCGACACAATCCAAACCACCGGCGCAATGGTCATGCTCCTGCTCGGCGCGCTCGCGCTCGCCTACCTGTGGCTCAACCGCCGAAGAGTAGGCCCGCTCCCCGTGGCAGTGCTCAGCGCCGGGATCCTGATCATGGCCTCGGGCTACGTCCTGATCCTGAGCGCCGCGCAATACGGACACCCGACCTGCTGACCGCAGTGCACCCTCGACTCGAACCCCCGGAAAAGGTCGCGGCGACCACCCTTCCCTCGTCGTCGCATGGCTCAAATCATTGGGAGACACGACCTAGCGCGTTCACCTGATAGGACGGCGGCACTCGCGAAATCCATCGGTTCCGGCGAGAATCGTTCCACCGCACCTTTCCTGCCCGTCCGGCTTGCGACGGCGACAGTTTGCTCGCCGATCGGACGAAGGTCACTCGGCACCACGCAGGCTCCGATACGAGCGTCGATCCTCGATGGCAGGATGCGGGTGTGGGTGACCATTTCGAACGAATCATCGATCTCGACGTAGCCTCGGCCGACGCGAGCGCACTGGCCGAGCACGTGGTGGATTGGATGGTGTCGCGGCGATGGCTGCTTCGGCAGACTTCGCGCGAGGCGATGTACAGCCTCCAGGTCGACGAAGGCTATGTGCCAGGCCCCGACTGGCCGCGGATCACCCAGGAATGGGGCGCCGACTGGATCCCCGGCCCCGTCGCCGTCATCGTCGGCCGCCACGACCACTATCCCGGGCAAGGCGGCATCGAACCGGCCTCCGCGGTATGCCCGCGCTGCCAGGCCACCACCGTGATCATCGACTACCCGCACCGATGGGAGGCCGATCCCGCTGTCTGGCAGCCGTTCTCGGACGCGATCGACGCCTGGAAGCAGACAGGCACCGGCGCAGCAATCTGCCCCACCTGCACCACACCGAGCCCCATCACCACCTGGCAATGGGCAGACGGCTTCGCCTTGGGTGCCCTCGCCTTCGACTTCTGGGGTTGGCCGCCCCTCACCGATGCCTTCGTCACCGATTTCGCCGCCCGACTCGGGCACCGAATCGAACACCACACCGGCAAGTTCTGAACCGAGGCTTCCGACAATCGAGCAGGCACTCCCCCATTCAATTCGTCCAGAATCGCGTTGATCGGCCGGCGTAGATAGCGAGGTCAGGGAAATTCGGCATGTGGGCTCCCCTGATCGAGAAGGTCGTCCTCGGGCGGCGGCGTGCTTCGGGTGCCAGGATGACGCGATGAGCAGCGTGTCGAGACAACCGGTCAGCGAGGAAACCGTTTATCTGTTCATGGATTACGGGCAGTTCCGCATCGACGGCGGCGTCGAGAGTCCGGTCGAGGAGCTCGAACTCCTCGACCGCGCGCTGGCGGCGCATCCGTTCGCCTCCGATGGGCTGGCGGTGGCGGTGTTGAGTCCGCACCAGAACAACTTTCATATGCCGGTGACGGTTCAGGTGTGGAACGAGCGGCCGCCCGGCGATCGTGCCGAGTGGCAGCAGGTGTGTGAGACGAAGTTGCGAGTCGGACCGGAGGGCATACTGTGCCTGTCGTCGCCGACCGACGGCGCGGTCGACTGCCCGGTTCCCGAGGGCCGGTATCTGATCGAGATCAGCGGCCGTGGATTCGTCAACTACGGCTGGCCTGGGTCGACCGAACCCGGCGATGTATGGCGTATCCGGCTCTGGCCGGACGACGGCAGTGAACCGCTACCGGCTGTGCAGTGGGACATGCCCGGATACGGTGTGCCTGAGAATATTCCACTTCCCGATGTCACCACACCGGTCGACGACGCGGAGGAATGGATCGTCGTAGTCGACGACAAAGGGTCTCGCCGCCAGCACATCGACGAACTGCAAGAACAAGCGGCCGCTTTCCAGAGGCGGCGCTGGGGCGGGGACCCCATACCCCGGCTCGAAGATCACCCCGGCGCGGAAGACCTCGCACGCCATGACCGCGCGATCGCCGAGGCGATCGCCACAATGGGTGATCCCGATTTGCGGCGATTGGCGCGCTGGTCGGCGACCCAAGCCTGCGCGAAAACCGGGCTCACCGACCGGCCGTGGGTGCGGCCCGCCTTGGCGGCGCTGCGGGACGGTCGACCGCTGCCGCCCCCGTTCGATGACGTGGACGCGGCCATGACCCGGCTGCACGACGAGGACTTCGGTCCACCGGACGGACACGTCGGCACCATCGAAGCAACGATCGTTCCCGGCTCCGCCGCTGCGGCGGCGAACCCCTTCGATCTGGGCCCGATCCACCGCCCGTCCTTCGCGCTGCCGACCATCATCGACGCCTACCAACCCGACGCCCTCGATGCCGCGATGACGACCCTGTACGCCACCGGATTGGTCTTCGGCCGCGAGGTGGACACACTGTTCGCCGCGGTCAGAGCCGAATTCGGGATCGGCTGAGCCGAAAGGCGGGGACGACCGCCAGGTCGGCGGCGACAAGGGCTACGACGGTGAAGGTCCCGTGCGTTCCGCCTGGGGAACGCTTGGGGTCGACAGCCTGATCAGCACCGAATTCGAAGGCCGGGCCCGCGACGCCAACGGCCAGTGGTGTGACAAGGGGCGCCCCCCACCAACCACCACGGCGACGCCAACCCCGGCAACTGAGCCGCAATCTGCGCTGCGACGGCCGCTTCCTCGCCACGGGCTATGACCACACTGTCCGACTGTGGACCACGAACACCGGTCAGCCCCTACCGAGACCGGGGCGAGCCGCGAAGAGCCCTTCGGCACTCCGGAATGTGCACTGACTACAAATACAACAGCCCCATCCGCCGAACCTCGACCGTCCGCACGCATCAGGTGCCTTCGTTACGCTCCCGGTCATGGCCATGGGCGAGTTCTCCGCGTTGACCGGACTCGAGATCGAACAGATCTGGATCTGGAACTCGTATCTGCGCCTCGTCTTCGATCTCGGAACACCCGACCAGCCCGGAGTTTACGTCGACCTGACCGACTTCTGGTTCAAAGACGCGGCGAACAAGAACTGGGAAGTGCGGGTCGAGGACGATCCGCTCACAGCAGGCCCGGTCCTGGGCCTGCTGAACCATCGGGTGACCACCGCGCAGGTCCGCAACTGGGAACTCACCCTCACCTTCGACACCAGCGCACACATCGTCTGCCCTCCACAAGCACCCCACGAAGCCTGGGCAGCCTGCCTTCCCGGCGAACGCTGGTACTGCCCGCCCGGCGGACCTGAAACCGACTGGCCCCACCCCTGAAACCCACCCCCGATCGACCAAATACCCGATACTCAGCCACCATCGACAACGGCCCCGCGACCGGAACCAACCCGGTCCATCCACATGGCAAACCGGTGGTCCCTTCAGCCTGGAAGGCGACAGCGACCAGCCGTTAGAGCTGGATCTTGTCGCGGGCGGGGCGCCGCGAGATGCCTAGTAGTTCGCGGTGTGCTGTCGGACGCTGAAGCGGTGTGTCGACGCTCTTCGAAATGTAGGCCGGTGGCGCTCGTTGAAGATCGGCCACTTGGTGGTTGTTTAGTCTGCCGTGTTGTCTGTCCGCATGGACGGGAGTGTGTCGATTTCGGTGTTGCGGAGTCGGTAGCTGTTTCCTTTCAAGGTCAGGACGTCGGCGTGGTGGACGATTCGGTCGATCATCGCCGCGGCAACGACGTGGTCGGAGAACACGTCGCCCCAGCGGGAGAACGGCAGGTTCGAGGTCAGGATCAGCGAGGCGTGTTCGTAGCGGCTGGAGACCAGTTGGAAGAACAGGTTCGCTGCGTCTTGTTCGAAGGGGATGTATCCGACCTCGTCGACGATCAGTAGTCCGTAGCGGCGGAGTTTGGCCAGTTCGGCGGCGAGGCGGCCGTGCTGGTGGGCGGTTTGTAGGCGGGTGACCCATTCGACGGCGGTGGCGAACAGGACGCGGTGGCCGTGGTGGGCGGCGGCGATACCCAGCCCGATCGACAGGTGGGTTTTGCCGGTTCCCGGTGGCCCGAGTAGCACCACGTTCTGGGCTTTGGTGATGAACTGGCCGGTGCCCAGATGTGCGATGGTGTCGCGCTTGAGGGCGGGCTGGTGGTCGAAGTTGAATTCCTCGATCGCTTTGCGGGCGGGGAATCCTGCTGCGCGGATCCGGATTTCGGCGCCGGAGGACTCTCGGGATGCCACTTCGCGGGACAGGACCGCGGCGAGGTATTCCTCATGCGTCCAGCCGGCGTCGCGGGCTTGGTCGGCCAGGCGGGCGGCGCTGTCGCGGATGCGGGGGGCCTTCAACGCGTTGGCGTAGTACTCGATCTGCTTGGCGGTATCGGCGGGTGCGGCCATCACGCGACACCCTCGCCGCCGAAGTCGACGCCGAAACAGGTGTCGTAGTCCGCGAGGTTACGCACCAACCCGCCGTCATCGACGCTGACGGTCCGAGATTGTTTGTGTCCGAATGCTTCCCGCAATTGCGCAGCGGTGTGGACATGGGTGGGGTCGGTGATGGTGACCGCTTTCGACCAGGCTCTGCGGTGGGTGGCCA
Above is a genomic segment from Nocardia sputorum containing:
- a CDS encoding DUF6188 family protein; protein product: MAMGEFSALTGLEIEQIWIWNSYLRLVFDLGTPDQPGVYVDLTDFWFKDAANKNWEVRVEDDPLTAGPVLGLLNHRVTTAQVRNWELTLTFDTSAHIVCPPQAPHEAWAACLPGERWYCPPGGPETDWPHP
- the istB gene encoding IS21-like element helper ATPase IstB — protein: MAAPADTAKQIEYYANALKAPRIRDSAARLADQARDAGWTHEEYLAAVLSREVASRESSGAEIRIRAAGFPARKAIEEFNFDHQPALKRDTIAHLGTGQFITKAQNVVLLGPPGTGKTHLSIGLGIAAAHHGHRVLFATAVEWVTRLQTAHQHGRLAAELAKLRRYGLLIVDEVGYIPFEQDAANLFFQLVSSRYEHASLILTSNLPFSRWGDVFSDHVVAAAMIDRIVHHADVLTLKGNSYRLRNTEIDTLPSMRTDNTAD